The sequence below is a genomic window from Harmonia axyridis chromosome 1, icHarAxyr1.1, whole genome shotgun sequence.
atctatatgtTGTTTAAGATAAACTTTCTGTTTTGCTGCATAATTACACATGTGGCACTTGTACGCTCTCAAATTCAGatgaacagaatctatatgtCTCTTGAGATTTAGTGTCTtatttgtagcataatcacatgagtgacatttatgttccttcaattttaaatgaactGAATCTATATGTTGTTTGAGATTGAATTTCTGATTTGCTGCATAATTACACATGTGGCACTTGTGTTctctcaaattcaaatgaacagattttatatgattttcaagATCAAGTTTCAcatttgtagcataatcacataTATCAcacttatgttttttcaaattcaaatgattcGAATCTATATGTTGTTTCAATGCCGTTTTCTgatttgcagcataatcacacCAGTCACATTtatgtttcttcaaatttaaatggaCTGAATCTATATGTCTCTTGAGATTAAGTTTCTtatttgtagcataatcacacaaTTCACATTTATGTTccttcaattttaaatgaacaGACTTTATATGTTGTTCAAGATCAAGTTTCACATTTGTAGCATAATGACAacagtgacatttatgttccttcaattttaaatgaactGAATCTATATGTTGTTTGAGATTGAATTTCTGATTTGCTGCATAATTACACATGTGGCACTTGTGTTctctcaaattcaaatgaacagactTTATATGTTTTTCAAGATCAAGTTTCACGTTTGTAccataatcacacaggtgacactcatgttttttcaaattaaaatgacttgattttatatgtttttttaatgCCATTTTTCgatttgcagcataatcacacaggtggcacttatgttccttcaaacacaaatgaacagaatctatatgtCTCTCAAGATTAACTTTCTgatttgtagcataatca
It includes:
- the LOC123674670 gene encoding zinc finger protein 711-like, producing MKTNDQTDKTIECPEYIENFETLPAKIEDVDISEQFIDENAVHERQEYLKNDLEHFNLKGDKCHLCDYISNGKLQLKRHINSIHLKLKEHKCHLCDYATNQKVNLERHIDSVHLCLKEHKCHLCDYAANRKMALKKHIKSSHFNLKKHECHLCDYGTNVKLDLEKHIKSVHLNLREHKCHMCNYAANQKFNLKQHIDSVHLKLKEHKCHCCHYATNVKLDLEQHIKSVHLKLKEHKCELCDYATNKKLNLKRHIDSVHLNLKKHKCDWCDYAANQKTALKQHIDSNHLNLKKHKCDICDYATNVKLDLENHIKSVHLNLREHKCHMCNYAANQKFNLKQHIDSVHLKLKEHKCHSCDYATNKTLNLKRHIDSVHLNLRAYKCHMCNYAAKQKVYLKQHIDSVHLKLKQHKCDRCDYATNYKMLLKQHIDSVHFNLKEQ